The genomic DNA GTCAATCCCGGGCCAATTTCCACCGAAATGCGGGCAGATGCATACCCGGATGAAGATCCTGCCACCATTCCATCCCCAAAAGACATTATGGATATTTTTCTGTATCTGGCCTCCGATAAATCGAAAGGGAATAACGGCATCCGGTATGAGGCCCAGGAGTACTCGCTGGAAAAAGGTTTACCAGATTTTAAAAAATTATAGACTAAAAGAGTTGTCTATCCATGGCTAAAAAAGAACAAAAGAAGAATCAAAAGAAAATTAACCTGAAAGAGATGAATAAACAGGGGATTCCACCTCTCCTGAACTGGGTGTTAATCATACTGGTGGCATATTTGGCCTTTCAGTTTTTTATGCCGGACCAGAATACAGGTAATCAGATTCCGTATTCCCAGTTTAAGTCTGAAGTTCGGAGCGGCAACGTTGAAAGCGTGACCATCACCGGGGACCAGGTTGCCGGGATTTATACGGGGGAGTCACCGGAGAAGGAACGCCGGTTTTATACTGTGATTCCACCTTACACCGACGAAAACCTAAGCACCATTCTGGAGTCGAATAACGTCAAGGTCACGGCAAAAAGTACCCAGAAGGATATCTGGGATACGCTCCTGGTCAGCGTATTGCCGTTTCTCATTTTAATTGGCTTTTTCATTTGGATGGGATACCGCGCCCGCCAACAATCAGGCGGATTTATGTCCATTGGAAAATCCAAGGCCAAAATGTTTTCCAAAGAGGAATCCCGAACCAGCTTTGAGGACGTCGCTGGCTACAAGGAGCAAAAAGAAGAACTACAGGAGACGATCCGGTTTCTGAAAGATCCGGAGGAATTTGAGAAGCTCTCGGCCAAAGTTCCCAAAGGGATCCTGCTCATCGGGCCTCCCGGAACCGGCAAAACCCTGGTTGCCCGGGCAGTGGCCGGTGAGGCGGACGTCCCGTTTTATCATCTCAGCGGATCGGATTTTATGGAGATGCTAGTCGGTGTCGGCGCCAGCCGGGTGCGTGACCTGTTCGACAAAGCGAAGAAAAACAGTCCGGCGATTATCTTTCTGGACGAACTCGATTCTATTGGACAGCGTCGCGGCGGCGTCAGCATGGGCGGCGGTCACAACGAGCGGGAGCAGACACTAAATCAGCTCCTCTCAGAAATGGACGGTTTCGAACCGACGGAAGGCGTGATTGTCATGGCGGCGACAAATCGCCCTGATGTGCTGGATCAGGCGTTACTTCGTCCCGGCCGATTCGATCGGCGCATCCGGATGTCCCTGCCAAACATGCGGGAACGCCACCAGATTTTAAAAGTCCATACCGCCGATGTCCCGCTGGATGAGGATCTTGATCTGGAAGATTTTGCCAAGAGTACACCGGGGCAGTCAGGCGCCGATCTGGAAAATCTGGTCAACGAGGCGGCCATTACTGCAGTGAAACAAGAAGCGAAAAAGGTCAGCTACCGCCATTTCCAGATCGCCAGAGATAAAATTATGATGGGGCGGAAGCGATCCAGCCTGATCCTGTCCGATGACGAAAAAGAACGGATTGCCTATCATGAAGGGGGCCACGCTATTGTTGCGTCCTTTCAGGATGAGACCGATCCGGTGGAGAAAGTCACTATCATTCCACGTGGGCGATCGCTGGGATCAACGCAGCAACTGCCCGACGATGAACGCCATAACTACAGCCAGACCTATCTTGAGCAGAAAATTGCAGTGATGATGGGGGGACGCGCAGCTGAGAAACTGGTTTTTGA from Candidatus Neomarinimicrobiota bacterium includes the following:
- the ftsH gene encoding ATP-dependent zinc metalloprotease FtsH, which gives rise to MAKKEQKKNQKKINLKEMNKQGIPPLLNWVLIILVAYLAFQFFMPDQNTGNQIPYSQFKSEVRSGNVESVTITGDQVAGIYTGESPEKERRFYTVIPPYTDENLSTILESNNVKVTAKSTQKDIWDTLLVSVLPFLILIGFFIWMGYRARQQSGGFMSIGKSKAKMFSKEESRTSFEDVAGYKEQKEELQETIRFLKDPEEFEKLSAKVPKGILLIGPPGTGKTLVARAVAGEADVPFYHLSGSDFMEMLVGVGASRVRDLFDKAKKNSPAIIFLDELDSIGQRRGGVSMGGGHNEREQTLNQLLSEMDGFEPTEGVIVMAATNRPDVLDQALLRPGRFDRRIRMSLPNMRERHQILKVHTADVPLDEDLDLEDFAKSTPGQSGADLENLVNEAAITAVKQEAKKVSYRHFQIARDKIMMGRKRSSLILSDDEKERIAYHEGGHAIVASFQDETDPVEKVTIIPRGRSLGSTQQLPDDERHNYSQTYLEQKIAVMMGGRAAEKLVFDEITTGAENDLVQATKLARKMVSNWGMSERVGTLAFRQDDQTTPQEKMLQGDQYSQHLAELIDEETQAILDRCFDNAYSLLEENRDILKKLADALLEVEVVQGDTLEKLLKGEEVELETSENGQVEENSETAKTEESVSNSDEKNSVGNQKSGSNR